In the Hordeum vulgare subsp. vulgare chromosome 7H, MorexV3_pseudomolecules_assembly, whole genome shotgun sequence genome, one interval contains:
- the LOC123408332 gene encoding probable E3 ubiquitin-protein ligase LOG2, whose amino-acid sequence MGNAGSSGSPSLPPPRPHLHGVPPLYYHQYPVGRPGAAAPPPVPFPTHVERHRAVAVSAGVNVKGHTLRLERDDDGGHLLAFSYDADAPGSITVYFFAQEGDDCILKGTKENLLKPVTVTFKEGHGQEFRQPSGTGIKLSMFEESELTKVGEDRVFPLAFKVEVGVSSNQESETEHDAEDTKSLVKFAVFVKKDSAEYGINIVQQILWVNGTRYVLQEIYGIGDRNRADRNVNEDDSGKECVVCLTEPRDTTVLPCRHMCLCRECAQTLRFQTNKCPMCRQPVESLLEIKVDSMPRHHQGGDQ is encoded by the exons ATGGGCAACGCCGGGAGCAGCGGCAGCCCCAGCCTGCCACCGCCGCGGCCTCATCTACACGGGGTGCCTCCGCTGTACTACCACCAGTACCCGGTAGGGCGCCCgggcgccgccgcgccgccgccggtgCCGTTCCCCACGCACGTGGAGCGGCACAGGGCCGTTGCGGTGAGCGCCGGCGTCAACGTCAAGGGGCATACCCTGCGGCTGGagcgcgacgacgacggcggccacCTGCTCGCCTTCTCCTACGACGCCGACGCCCCCGGAAG CATAACAGTTTACTTCTTTGCACAAGAAGGCGATGACTGTATCCTGAAGGGTACAAAGGAAAATTTGCTCAAACCTGTCACAGTAACTTTCAAGGAAGGTCATGGTCAGGAGTTCAGGCAACCAAGTGGAACTGGAATAAAGCTCTCAATGTTTGAGGAGTCTGAGCTAACTAAGGTTGGGGAGGATCGTGTATTTCCTCTCGCATTCAAAGTGGAAGTGGGTGTGTCAAGCAACCAAGAATCAGAAACGGAACATGATGCTGAAGACACGAAGTCTTTGGTTAAATTTGCTGTGTTTGTTAAGAAAGACAGTGCTGAATATGGGATCAACATTGTGCAGCAGATACTGTGGGTAAATGGAACTAGATATGTCTTGCAGGAGATATACGGTATTGGGGACAGGAACAGAGCGGACAGGAATGTTAATGAGGATGATTCTGGGAAAGAATGTGTGGTCTGTCTTACAGAACCAAGAGATACAACTGTTCTTCCATGCAGGCATATG TGCCTATGCAGGGAGTGTGCTCAGACATTAAGGTTCCAGACCAACAAATGCCCCATGTGCAGGCAGCCTGTTGAGAGCCTTCTTGAGATTAAGGTTGACAGCATGCCCAGGCATCATCAAGGAGGAGATCAGTAG
- the LOC123408333 gene encoding endonuclease V, producing MDRGGDGSDLELQKQEWARTQDVLKGRLVLEDDFEWSLPSVSPSSDQSGARGKLKYIGGVDISFLKEDPSTACAAAVVLDADTLGIVHEEFDVVRMQVPYIAGFLAFREAPILLGLLEKIKINAHHFYPQLVMVDGNGLLHPRGFGLACHLGVLADLPTIGVGKNLHHVDGLNQSEVRKQLEAKGNCNEECISLTGQSGTTWGAAMCSCSGSSRPIYISVGHRISLDSAIGIVKYCSRYRIPEPTRQADIRSKVFLQKHQRLQQ from the exons ATGGATAGAGGAGGAGACGGCTCTGATCTGGAGCTACAGAAGCAAGAATGGGCGAG AACGCAGGATGTGCTCAAGGGTAGGCTCGTCCTCGAGGATGATTTCGAGTGGTCTTTACCTTCGGTGAGCCCGAGCTCGGATCAGAGTGGTGCCAGGGGCAAGCTGAAGTACATAGGGGGGGTCGACATTAGCTTCCTCAAAGAAGACCCGTCTACGGCGTGTGCTGCGGCGGTGGTTCTGGATGCCGATACCTTGGGAATTGTTCACGAGGAGTTCGATGTTGTCCGAATGCAAGTTCCGTATATCGCTGGTTTTCTTGCTTTCAGAGAG GCCCCCATTCTTCTTGGTCTCCTGGAGAAGATTAAGATCAATGCTCATCATTTCTACCCTCAG TTAGTCATGGTTGATGGAAATGGGTTACTCCATCCACGAG GTTTTGGTTTAGCATGTCATCTCGGTGTCCTTGCAGACCTGCCGACCATCGGAGTTGGAAAAAAT TTGCACCATGTGGATGGTCTTAACCAATCTGAAGTCAGAAAACAGCTTGAAGCAAAAGGAAACTGCAATGAGGAATGTATTTCATTGACTGGGCAGTCTGGGACGACATGGGGAGCG GCAATGTGTTCATGCTCTGGTTCATCGAGGCCAATCTACATCTCAGTTGGTCATCGCATTTCGCTCGACTCTGCCATTGGGATAGTGAAGTATTGCTCTAGATATCGTATCCCAGAGCCCACACGCCAG GCTGATATAAGATCAAAGGTATTCCTCCAAAAGCACCAAAGATTACAGCAGTAA